One segment of Clostridium ljungdahlii DSM 13528 DNA contains the following:
- a CDS encoding aspartate ammonia-lyase produces MDFRIESDSIGSKEVPTEAYYGVQTLRAAENFNITGYKLNTELVKSLVQIKKAAAIANYKAGLLNENIEKAIIEASDKILGGDLQDQFILDPIQGGAGTSANMNANEVIANEAIQILGGKKGDYSIVHPNDHVNMGQSTNDVFPTAGKITALKLLLKAIEQLKKLDMNLDMKAKEFNNIIKMGRTQLQDAVPIRLGQEFKAYSSVIKRDISRLEAAKKELEVLNLGGTAIGTGINADNKYMNTVVPILSDIIGIQLEQADDLIDATQNLDGFVSVSGAIKTCAVNLSKMANDLRLMSSGPRTGLEEINLPPKQNGSSIMPGKVNPVIPEVMTQVAFNIIGNDVTITMAAEAGQLELNAFEPVIFFNLFESIETLTNGVKTFTENCISGITANTNRCKKLVDNSVGIVTAITPYVGYEKAASIAKSAIKTGKPVKEIILQNGILKESELDRILDPISMTEPRELKKYEFA; encoded by the coding sequence ATGGATTTTAGAATTGAAAGTGATTCCATCGGTTCAAAGGAAGTACCTACAGAGGCTTATTATGGAGTTCAGACATTGAGAGCAGCTGAAAATTTTAATATAACTGGATATAAATTAAATACAGAGCTTGTAAAAAGCCTTGTTCAAATAAAAAAGGCAGCAGCTATAGCTAATTATAAAGCAGGTCTTTTAAATGAAAACATTGAAAAAGCAATAATTGAGGCTAGTGATAAAATACTCGGTGGTGATTTGCAAGATCAATTCATACTAGACCCTATTCAAGGTGGAGCTGGTACCTCTGCAAACATGAATGCAAATGAAGTAATTGCAAATGAAGCTATTCAAATTTTAGGTGGAAAAAAAGGAGACTACTCAATTGTACATCCTAATGACCATGTTAATATGGGACAATCTACAAATGATGTCTTCCCAACTGCAGGAAAAATAACTGCTTTAAAACTTCTTTTAAAAGCTATAGAACAACTAAAGAAATTAGATATGAATTTAGATATGAAAGCAAAAGAATTCAATAATATTATAAAAATGGGAAGAACTCAGCTTCAAGATGCAGTTCCCATTAGATTAGGACAAGAATTTAAAGCTTATAGTTCCGTTATAAAACGAGATATCTCAAGACTTGAAGCCGCAAAAAAAGAATTAGAAGTATTAAATTTAGGTGGTACTGCAATAGGTACTGGAATAAATGCAGATAATAAATATATGAATACAGTAGTACCTATACTCAGTGATATTATTGGTATACAATTAGAACAAGCTGATGATTTGATAGATGCCACACAAAATTTAGATGGTTTTGTGTCAGTATCTGGTGCTATAAAAACCTGTGCCGTTAACTTATCCAAAATGGCAAATGATTTAAGGCTTATGTCATCAGGTCCAAGAACTGGTTTAGAAGAAATAAATCTTCCACCAAAACAAAACGGATCTTCCATAATGCCGGGAAAAGTTAATCCTGTAATTCCAGAAGTAATGACTCAAGTGGCCTTTAATATTATAGGAAATGATGTTACAATAACAATGGCTGCTGAAGCTGGTCAACTGGAATTAAATGCCTTTGAGCCAGTTATATTCTTCAACTTATTTGAATCCATAGAAACCCTTACTAACGGTGTAAAAACTTTTACAGAAAATTGTATTTCAGGTATAACAGCAAATACAAATAGATGTAAGAAGTTAGTGGATAATAGTGTTGGTATAGTTACTGCCATTACCCCTTATGTTGGATACGAAAAGGCTGCCTCAATTGCAAAAAGTGCTATAAAAACAGGAAAGCCAGTAAAAGAAATCATACTTCAAAATGGTATTTTAAAAGAATCTGAATTAGATCGTATACTAGATCCTATAAGTATGACTGAACCTAGGGAATTAAAAAAATATGAATTTGCTTAA
- a CDS encoding amino acid permease, which yields MKSDHKGLSAVQLTMMALGTVIGGSFFLGSAVAIHASGPSIIIAYILGGILVYFILSALSEMTVSDPAPGSFATYAGKAFGRGTEFMVGWVYWTGMVLAMSSEAAAVSILIRRWFPKVSISLIGSIVIICITLLNLLGASKLSKLESALASFKIAAILCFVIIGILLVTGLIGGVSQVKLGQLGREPFFAGGIKSIAGSMLIIMFAYAGFEIIGLAASETKDPKKVIPKAIRYTVLSLVGLYIVSAAVIIFLIPTAAISENVSPMVAALNNWGMGWAGNVMNIIMITAILSTMLAAMFGLGRMIRSLADRGHAPALLRDKKDVPYRGMMLSGFSMLLGLIIGLLFPKVYLFLVSSGGFALLFTYAIIVASHIRFRKRNLQELKKKAYPYGSLITLISLVVIIASMPFISGQTSGLVAGIIIIAVYLFIYLGVEVYKRTRKAINENNKLSVKKQIVDLLTEFSEEITNHKKDKKGE from the coding sequence ATGAAAAGTGATCATAAAGGACTTTCAGCAGTTCAGCTTACAATGATGGCTTTAGGAACTGTAATTGGTGGTTCATTTTTCCTAGGTTCTGCTGTGGCTATTCATGCATCAGGTCCTTCTATTATTATTGCTTACATACTAGGCGGAATTTTAGTATATTTTATTCTTTCTGCACTTTCTGAGATGACTGTATCTGACCCAGCTCCGGGATCTTTTGCTACCTATGCAGGTAAAGCTTTTGGACGTGGAACTGAATTTATGGTGGGATGGGTTTATTGGACTGGAATGGTTCTAGCTATGTCCAGTGAAGCAGCAGCAGTATCAATTTTAATTCGCAGATGGTTTCCTAAGGTATCTATATCCTTAATTGGAAGCATTGTTATTATTTGTATTACGCTACTCAACTTGTTGGGCGCAAGTAAATTGAGCAAGCTTGAGAGTGCCCTTGCTTCTTTTAAGATAGCTGCCATACTATGTTTTGTTATTATTGGCATACTTCTAGTTACAGGGTTAATAGGTGGAGTTTCACAAGTTAAATTAGGTCAATTGGGGAGAGAACCTTTTTTTGCTGGGGGAATAAAAAGCATTGCAGGAAGTATGCTTATAATTATGTTTGCCTATGCTGGTTTTGAGATAATTGGTTTAGCTGCTTCAGAAACTAAAGATCCTAAAAAGGTAATTCCAAAAGCTATTAGATATACTGTGTTAAGCCTTGTTGGTCTTTATATAGTTTCTGCGGCTGTAATTATATTTCTAATTCCTACGGCTGCCATTAGTGAAAATGTAAGTCCTATGGTAGCAGCCCTTAACAATTGGGGAATGGGTTGGGCAGGTAATGTTATGAACATAATAATGATTACTGCTATACTTTCTACAATGTTAGCAGCTATGTTTGGACTTGGAAGGATGATTCGGTCTCTTGCAGATAGAGGGCATGCACCTGCATTATTGAGGGATAAAAAGGATGTGCCTTATAGAGGAATGATGCTTTCGGGGTTTTCTATGCTTTTGGGACTCATAATAGGGCTCTTATTTCCAAAGGTTTATTTATTCTTAGTAAGTTCAGGAGGTTTTGCTCTACTTTTTACCTATGCGATTATTGTAGCTTCCCATATTCGTTTTCGCAAAAGAAACTTACAGGAGTTAAAGAAAAAAGCGTATCCCTATGGTTCATTGATTACTTTAATAAGTCTTGTCGTTATCATTGCAAGTATGCCTTTTATTTCAGGGCAAACTTCAGGTCTTGTAGCTGGAATTATAATTATAGCTGTATACTTATTTATATATTTAGGTGTAGAAGTCTATAAAAGAACTAGGAAAGCTATAAATGAGAATAATAAGTTAAGTGTAAAAAAGCAAATAGTTGATTTACTTACAGAGTTTTCTGAGGAAATTACTAATCATAAGAAAGATAAAAAAGGAGAGTAA
- a CDS encoding methyl-accepting chemotaxis protein: protein MIKVNQIDSVKEFAKVQANLVSGGVVYGIIEGDTMKWVQSSDSFSLDVFHVGKKFDSNSTSLTAIREKRVLSQKVPRSAYGMRLSITSIPIVDEHDKAVGVFSMAFPRLHPVAKAFENFAPMLAEMFSEGVFLCLTDLEKFVSIQSSKQFNINSIKIGDEFESDFISKKVISTGKSKVEKIDAVKYGTPVMMLGYPLIDEDSNEIVGSFVIAMPKETEAELRNMSGNLTESITGISSAIEELAASASQIHSNEQELNNDISQITELSEEINKISSFIEDIANETKMLGLNAAIEAARAGQAGSGFGVVANQIRKLSEQAKSTVPKIKKLTDSIKEKVDGSSKKSKGSLASSQEQAAATEEITASIEEITTMSEKLSEIALKL, encoded by the coding sequence ATGATCAAGGTAAATCAAATAGACAGTGTAAAAGAATTTGCTAAAGTTCAAGCAAATTTAGTATCTGGTGGAGTTGTATACGGAATTATAGAAGGTGATACCATGAAATGGGTGCAGTCTTCAGATTCATTTAGTTTGGATGTATTTCATGTTGGTAAAAAATTTGATAGTAATAGTACATCTCTTACTGCAATTCGTGAAAAAAGAGTATTGTCTCAGAAAGTTCCTCGTTCCGCTTATGGAATGAGACTTTCAATAACTTCAATTCCTATAGTGGACGAGCATGATAAGGCTGTTGGTGTTTTTTCTATGGCTTTTCCAAGATTACATCCTGTAGCAAAAGCTTTTGAAAATTTTGCACCGATGTTAGCTGAAATGTTTTCGGAAGGTGTTTTTTTATGCTTAACTGATCTTGAAAAGTTTGTAAGTATACAATCTTCAAAACAATTTAATATTAATTCTATAAAAATAGGAGATGAATTTGAATCAGATTTTATCAGTAAAAAAGTGATAAGTACAGGAAAATCCAAAGTTGAAAAAATAGATGCTGTAAAGTATGGTACTCCTGTTATGATGTTAGGTTATCCACTAATTGATGAAGATTCAAATGAGATTGTTGGTAGTTTTGTTATAGCTATGCCAAAGGAGACTGAAGCAGAGTTACGTAATATGTCAGGCAACCTTACGGAAAGTATAACAGGGATATCTTCTGCTATTGAAGAATTGGCAGCATCAGCATCACAAATACATAGCAATGAACAGGAACTTAATAATGATATAAGTCAGATAACAGAATTATCAGAAGAAATAAATAAGATATCTTCTTTTATAGAGGATATTGCAAATGAAACAAAGATGTTGGGACTAAATGCTGCTATTGAAGCTGCTAGAGCAGGACAAGCTGGTAGTGGCTTTGGTGTAGTGGCAAATCAAATAAGAAAACTTTCTGAACAAGCTAAGAGTACCGTGCCTAAGATTAAGAAATTAACGGATAGCATTAAAGAAAAGGTAGATGGATCTAGCAAGAAAAGTAAGGGATCTCTAGCTTCAAGTCAGGAACAGGCTGCTGCGACTGAAGAAATTACTGCAAGTATAGAAGAGATAACTACCATGTCAGAAAAATTAAGTGAAATTGCACTTAAACTTTAA
- a CDS encoding RNA polymerase sigma factor has translation MMIIQRDEFANYIKQYERLIITICLSFTKNYFDAEDLAQQTFLAAYKDYEKFQGENFKAWLTKIAVNKCKDYMKSPARKINSLTDQEYECLEDKKSCIEDTVIENDTSQKIHDLCNKLKEPYRTVAINYFCKDIKLSHMAESTGQKLKTLQTRLYRSKKLLKVLWKEEFM, from the coding sequence GTGATGATTATTCAAAGAGACGAATTTGCAAATTATATAAAACAATATGAACGCTTAATCATTACTATATGTTTATCTTTTACAAAAAATTATTTTGATGCGGAGGATTTGGCACAACAAACTTTTCTGGCTGCTTATAAAGATTATGAGAAATTTCAAGGAGAAAATTTTAAAGCCTGGCTCACTAAAATTGCTGTAAACAAGTGTAAAGACTATATGAAAAGTCCTGCACGAAAAATAAATAGTTTAACTGATCAAGAATATGAATGTTTGGAAGACAAGAAAAGCTGCATTGAAGATACTGTGATAGAAAATGATACTTCACAGAAAATACATGACTTGTGTAATAAATTAAAGGAGCCTTACAGGACTGTAGCCATAAATTATTTTTGTAAAGATATTAAACTTTCTCATATGGCTGAATCTACGGGTCAAAAACTAAAAACTCTGCAGACACGTTTGTATAGATCAAAAAAATTATTAAAAGTTTTATGGAAGGAGGAGTTTATGTGA
- a CDS encoding LiaI-LiaF-like domain-containing protein yields the protein MFKGRRVGTLTAGIVLVMFGTMFLLNRMLPNINYYLIVSLWPIILVLLGIEIIAGYIINNEEKMKYDAGAIILVILLSVFSMGMAGAQFIILHFPQCKIIF from the coding sequence ATGTTTAAAGGTCGTAGAGTTGGCACCCTTACGGCAGGTATAGTGCTCGTTATGTTTGGAACAATGTTTTTGTTAAATAGAATGCTTCCCAATATAAATTATTATCTAATAGTGTCATTGTGGCCTATTATTCTAGTACTTTTAGGTATTGAAATTATTGCAGGCTATATAATAAATAATGAAGAAAAGATGAAATATGATGCAGGTGCCATTATTTTAGTAATATTATTATCTGTTTTTTCAATGGGTATGGCAGGTGCCCAGTTTATAATTCTTCATTTCCCCCAATGTAAAATCATTTTTTAA
- a CDS encoding WS/DGAT domain-containing protein yields the protein MLMTDVKRYKAETWDIMQFMFEKFNDHQLHCVIELDSHIDENCLKKAVYMSTWEFPLVICKFVEKKSSPYWQSCKFTTDDIVRIIETEKVHEEIEKCIVLKTDTFKGPQLRINIIRSSTRDCLCIIINHMLCDAAGFKDYLYMLSSIYSNLKDNPGYTPNFQMSSRSAKQVLDNFSDLDKVKIFFSSSQVSKYNGGIYFPLEGDNNNPFVVIHKITKDRVRFIKKYAKESKTTINDIVIASYIRALQKELHCSHIALPCPVDLRRYIPEKKAQGICNLTSNMVCDIGKDIGENYKETLLKVKKSMEHEKKSFSCLNGPMMLEIIFSLLPYKFAKSLVCKLFHNPPIAMTNIGIIDKEKLSFYGAGVKDAYMNGSIKYNPYFQVALTTFDDEFTFSVNFCGTQKDRQKIQSFLQTLDDELPKLI from the coding sequence ATGTTAATGACTGATGTTAAAAGGTATAAAGCTGAAACTTGGGACATAATGCAATTTATGTTTGAAAAATTCAATGATCATCAACTTCATTGTGTAATTGAATTGGATAGCCATATTGATGAAAATTGTTTAAAAAAAGCAGTGTATATGTCAACTTGGGAATTTCCATTAGTAATATGCAAATTTGTAGAAAAGAAGTCCTCACCTTATTGGCAAAGTTGTAAATTTACAACAGATGATATTGTAAGAATAATTGAAACGGAAAAGGTTCATGAGGAGATAGAAAAATGTATTGTACTAAAAACAGATACATTTAAAGGACCACAACTTAGAATAAATATTATAAGAAGTAGTACCCGTGATTGTCTTTGCATAATAATTAATCATATGCTCTGTGATGCTGCAGGCTTTAAGGATTATCTTTATATGCTAAGCTCTATATATTCCAACCTAAAAGATAATCCGGGTTATACCCCTAATTTTCAGATGAGTTCTAGAAGTGCAAAACAGGTACTGGATAACTTTAGTGATTTGGATAAGGTTAAAATATTTTTTTCTTCATCACAGGTATCCAAATACAATGGGGGCATCTATTTCCCATTGGAAGGAGATAATAATAATCCTTTTGTTGTTATTCATAAGATTACCAAAGATAGAGTTAGGTTTATAAAAAAATATGCTAAGGAAAGTAAAACAACTATAAATGACATTGTTATTGCATCATATATAAGGGCTCTTCAAAAGGAATTACATTGCAGCCATATAGCTCTTCCTTGTCCTGTGGATCTTAGGAGGTATATTCCAGAAAAGAAGGCACAGGGAATATGTAACTTAACATCAAATATGGTATGTGATATAGGAAAAGATATAGGTGAAAATTATAAAGAAACTCTTTTAAAGGTAAAAAAGTCCATGGAACATGAAAAGAAAAGTTTTTCATGTCTTAATGGTCCAATGATGCTTGAAATTATATTTTCTCTATTACCTTATAAATTTGCAAAATCACTTGTATGCAAGTTATTTCATAACCCTCCTATAGCTATGACCAATATTGGAATTATAGATAAAGAGAAACTTTCATTTTATGGAGCTGGAGTTAAAGATGCTTATATGAATGGATCTATTAAATATAATCCTTATTTTCAAGTTGCACTTACTACCTTTGATGATGAATTTACCTTTAGTGTAAACTTTTGCGGTACACAGAAAGATAGACAGAAGATCCAGAGTTTTTTGCAAACCCTTGATGATGAACTCCCTAAACTGATATAA
- a CDS encoding HAD-IA family hydrolase, whose translation MKYKYILFDLDGTITESKEGITKSVQYALKKFGIIVESLDLLEKFIGPPLKYSFSEYFGFDENKSLEAVQYYREYFEKKGIMENKVYDHIEDLLKQLKELKLKLIIATSKPTKFSNIILNNFNLTPYFDAIVGSNMNGTRCTKGEVIKHVLEKYRINSDEAVMIGDRKYDMIGARQNNMDSIGVTYGYGSLEELKNENPTYIADSVMDILNKVTQQ comes from the coding sequence ATGAAATATAAATATATATTATTTGATTTGGATGGAACAATTACAGAGTCTAAGGAAGGAATAACTAAATCAGTACAGTATGCATTGAAGAAATTTGGTATTATAGTGGAAAGTCTTGATTTGCTTGAAAAGTTTATAGGACCACCATTAAAATACTCATTTAGTGAATATTTTGGTTTTGATGAAAATAAGTCTCTCGAGGCAGTGCAGTATTACAGAGAATATTTTGAGAAAAAAGGAATAATGGAAAACAAGGTATATGATCATATTGAAGATTTACTAAAACAATTGAAAGAGCTGAAGTTAAAATTAATTATAGCCACATCAAAGCCTACTAAATTTTCAAATATAATATTAAATAACTTTAATCTGACCCCCTACTTTGATGCCATTGTTGGCAGCAATATGAATGGGACAAGATGTACAAAAGGAGAAGTAATAAAGCATGTATTAGAAAAGTATAGGATTAATTCTGATGAAGCTGTAATGATAGGAGACAGAAAATATGACATGATAGGGGCAAGACAAAACAATATGGATTCTATAGGAGTAACCTATGGATATGGATCTCTAGAAGAATTAAAAAATGAAAATCCAACCTATATTGCAGACAGTGTAATGGATATATTGAATAAAGTTACACAGCAATAA
- a CDS encoding collagen-like protein — protein MAKHRRSDHSKSSREFVDKNESENIETQEMELDETSKHNMDGSECHDESKNDCYHKCITICGKKGPKGDPGCPGPKGDKGDPGCTGSKGDKGDPGCPGPKGDKGDKGDPGSKGDKGDPGCPGPKGDKGDKGDPGSKGDKGDPGCPGPKGDKGNPGCPGPKGDKGDKGCPGDRGPKGDPGCPGPRGHDGDPGCPGPRGPKGDPCCPGLDEIEIKKLKEILAILDIKKIKQLQDKIE, from the coding sequence ATGGCAAAGCATAGAAGATCGGATCACTCAAAAAGCAGCCGTGAATTTGTTGATAAAAATGAAAGTGAAAATATTGAGACACAGGAAATGGAACTTGATGAGACAAGTAAACACAATATGGATGGTTCTGAATGTCATGATGAATCAAAAAATGATTGTTATCATAAATGTATAACAATTTGCGGTAAGAAAGGTCCAAAAGGTGATCCCGGTTGTCCTGGTCCTAAAGGCGATAAAGGCGATCCCGGCTGCACTGGATCTAAAGGCGATAAGGGCGATCCTGGCTGTCCTGGCCCTAAAGGCGATAAAGGTGATAAGGGCGATCCTGGGTCTAAAGGCGATAAGGGCGATCCTGGCTGTCCTGGTCCTAAAGGCGATAAAGGTGATAAGGGCGATCCTGGGTCTAAAGGCGATAAGGGCGATCCTGGTTGTCCTGGGCCTAAAGGTGACAAAGGAAATCCTGGCTGTCCTGGCCCTAAAGGCGATAAAGGTGATAAGGGCTGTCCTGGAGATAGAGGTCCAAAAGGAGACCCTGGTTGTCCTGGTCCTAGAGGACATGATGGAGACCCTGGCTGTCCCGGCCCTAGAGGTCCAAAAGGAGATCCGTGTTGCCCTGGATTAGATGAAATAGAGATAAAGAAGCTAAAGGAGATTCTGGCTATTCTGGACATAAAAAAGATAAAGCAGCTCCAGGATAAAATAGAGTGA